The Kineothrix sp. IPX-CK genomic interval GGATGTAGTTTTATTCAATGATACCATCTTTAACAATATCAGGATCGGCAAGGAGAATGCTACAAAAGAAGAGATCGTTGCCGCAGCAAAGCTGGCTCGCTGCGACGAGTTTATCGAGCGGTTGCCGCAGGGGTACGATACCGTAATCGGTGAGAATGGAAAAACGCTGTCAGGCGGCGAACGTCAGCGGTTGTCCATTGCTCGTGCATTTTTGAAGGATGCTCCCATTATTCTTCTGGACGAAAGCACTGCATCCATCGATCCTGAAAATGAGACAAAAATTCAGGAAGCAATCGGAACACTGATTGAAAATAAAACAGTACTGATTATTGCCCATAAACTGAGGTCCATTGTGGAATGCGATAATATTATTGTGCTTAAAGAGGGCCGTTTACTGGAAGAAGGAACACATGATAAGCTTATGGAGAAAAAAGGGTTATATCATCGGCTATATGCGCTGCAAAACGAGAGCATGACATGGGCAGTTAAAACAGTCTGAACAATTAAGAAGTCTCTTTTCAGAAAGGAACTATGCAAAATGAAAAAACAAAAAGACATCAACCGTTTAGACGGAAAAGGTAGCTCCTGTTGCGATTATTTCATTTTCATGGATGGTGGAAAGGTGGTCTGCAGTGGATCTTGGAACGAGAAAACCAAGCAATATGTGTCCGAATATTTTCGTATTCAGCGGTGATACTTTCCGATTGGAATAACAAGGGGGAATTTGAAACCGGATCATTTATTACGCAGCAGTCGAGTCCAAAAATATCTTTTATTAGTTCGGGTGAAATGACCTTGGCCGGAGTTCCCTCTACGATCAGCCTTCCCTGACGGATTGCAAACAGATAATCCGCATATCGTGCAGACAGATTGATATCGTGCAATACCATTACGATAGTAATCCCTCTTGTCCTGTTCAGCTCTGTCAGCAAGTCCAGAATTTCCACCTGATAGGCGATATCCAGGAATGTGGTCGGTTCATCCAAGAGCAGAATATCCGTCTGCTGGGCCAGCGCCAGTGCAATCCACACTCTTTGCCGTTGTCCTCCTGAAAGCTTATCTACACTATGGTTAGCAAGTTCCGCGATTCCCATAACTTCAAGAGCTTCTAAGGCAGCATCGTAATCACTTTTACTCATACTTTTCATTATAGTACGGTAAGGAAACCTTCCCCGGCAAACCAAATCAAATACCGTAATACCTTCCGGAACTACCGGAGACTGAGGCAGCAGCCCCAGGGTTTGTGCCAGCAGCTTTGATGGATAGGATTCTATCTTTTTGCCGTCCAATACAATATTCCCTCCTTCCGGTTTGATCAGTCTTGACAGAGTCTTCAGTAACGTAGATTTTCCGCTGCCGTTCCCTCCGATTATAACGCTGATTTTATTGCTTGGAACGCAAATATCTATCCCATCTATAATAATTTTTTTGTCATAACCGGCAATCACCTTTTCTGCCGACAATAAATGTTCTTTCATGATCCATTTCCTCCTTTGCTATTAACCCGTACCAATAAAAACAGCATATAAGGAGCGCCCAATACGCCCGTGATAACACCTGCCGGATATCTTGTTCCTAAAGCATACTGCCCGACCAAATCTGCGGCAAGTACGAGCAATGCGCCTACCAGACCGGCAGATATCGTATTTACTCCGCTTTTTCCGACCAATCTGGATGCAATAGGACCTGACAAAAATGCTACAGATGCAATGGGGCCTGTGATAGAAGTGGCAAATGCAACTAAGAATACGGCTCCCAATATAAGTACCAGATACATTATATTTACTTTTACTCCCATAGTGGCGGCAGATTCATCTCCCAGCTGCATCACTTTCAGATGCCTTCCAAATAATGTGAGCACAAAGCCCCCAATGATAACTACCGCAAATAGGCTCGGTACTCCGTCCATCTGAACGCCGTTTAAGCTCCCGTTCAGCCAGCGGAGAGCTGTGGCTACGTCATATTGGGCTCCTTTCAGTAATACAAAGGATATTCCGGCCCTCAGCATTGCCTGAATTCCTATCCCGATAAGAATCAAACGGACCTTGGAAAAGCTTTTTCCCTGTGACAGCAAGTAGATACTGACGGCTACGGCAAGCCCCGCTATAAGTGATATAATTGATACAGTTTCACCGCTCATATGCAGCACTAAAATACAGAAAACGGCTGCAAAACCGGAACCGGCGGTGACACCTATAATATCAGGACTCGCCAAATCGTTTCTGAGTAAAGTCTGAAAAGTATTTCCAGCCATGCCAAATGCCATACCAGCTAAAATGCCGGTGAGCATTCTGGGCAGCCGCAGTGTTTTTATCGTAAATACCGCACCTTCTATTTCTTCTCCTCTTAATACCCTGTATATCACATCGGGAGAATAAATCGTATTTCCGTATATAAGCATGAATATTGACAGGAGAAAAATAAGAACAAGCAGTACAATAACTGCCACAATATGCTGGCGGCGTCTCTTATGGTACCCGCTCATTATTAAATTTTTTGTAGAATTCGATATCATATAGAGTTCACCTTCGCTTTCCGGGCAATCATAATAAAGAAGGGGGCACCCAAAAAGGCTGTTATGATTCCTACTTCAAGTTCGCCGGGGCTTCCGATTACCCGCCCTATTACATCGGACACAATTAAGAGGCCTGCTCCGCCGATTGCAGACATAGGAATAATGTACTTTAAGTCAGGACCGAATATGATCCGCATGAAATGGGGAATCATTAGGCCCACAAAGCCAATGGGGCCTGCCAAAGCTGTTGTTGCACCGCATAGCAGTACTCCTGCGAAAGCGCCTAATCCTCGAGTCAGTTTTATATTGGTTCCCAGACTTGTTGCTATTTCATCTCCAAGAGCGAGAGAATTCAAAGAGGGAATCAATAGGATGGCAATCAGGAAACCTATTGCCAGATATGGGGCCATAATCTTTATATCATCCCAGCCGGTACCGCCGATGCTTCCGACCTGCCAAAATCTAAAAGCGTCCATAACAAGTGATTTGGGCAGCATAACCGTATTGACCAGAGAAGATAATGCAATGCTTGTGGCAGTCCCTGATAAGGCCAGTTTAATTGGTGTAATCTCTCCGTTTCCGACAGCGGCGATTGCATACACAAACACAGCCGTAGCTCCTGCTCCGATTAACGCCAGCCAGATGTACTGATTCGGCAGATTGATATTAAAAAATGCAATACCGCATACAACAAATAAAGAAGCGCCGGTATTTACGCCCAGTATGCTTGGATCTGCTATCGGGTTTCTCGTGATAGACTGCATAAGGGCACCCGATACGCCGAGTGCCCCTCCTGCTATTATGCCAAAGACCATTCTTGGAATTCTTGCCTGCACTACACTGACCGTAAAAGAATCTCCGCCTGCGCCGGTAAGTGCCGCAAGAACATCGCTTACCGGAACATTTCGAGAGCCTGCCGCCAGAGAAAGCAGGCCGCATAACACGATACCTATGGAACTTAAAAAAATAACAATTTTATTCTTGGATATTTTCATTTACCTTTTCTGCCGCCTCATTTAACAATGCAAGGTACTCATCAATAGTAGCCGGAATTGATAATACGGAAGGAGTAGTAGATGCTGTAAGTGCTGTCGTTGAATCGAGCATTACCAAAGCTCCGTCTGCAACTGCCGGTATTTGTCCTACCAGACTGTCTGCCTGTAAGGCTTGAAGTACGGAATCGTCACCGTATGTTACAATCATGTCGATATCTTTTAAGGCATCAATATTCTCTGCACTAATAGTAACAGTAAATGCGCTGGGGTCATCCGCTAACTGAAGTACACTTTCAGGGAATTCAAACCCAAGGTCCATTAAATAGGATGCGCGCGGATCTGTAGGCAGATAAATATAAAACGTACCTAAGTCGGAAGCATTAAAATAGAAGAAGGCAGCTGTTTTGCCCTGTAAGCTTTCATACTCAGCAACTTTCGTGTTGATTAAATCTTCCGTTTCGGCAATCAACACTTCTGCTTCCGCTTCTTTTCCCATACCTCTGGCATCCAGAAGAGTCTGCTCTCTCCAATAGGTCTGCCAAGGGTATTCAGGGTATGCAATAACAGGAGCTATCTGACTTAACAAGTCATATTCTTCCTGCGTTATTCCGGAATATGCCGCTAAAATTACGTCCGGTGCCGTATCACTGATCGCTTCATAATCCAGACCGTCGGTATCATCAAAGACCACCGGCTCTTCTGTTCCGAGTTCTTTATACTTATCTGCTGTCCAGAAAAGAAGGCCGTTTTCATCAACTGCTCCGAAATTCGCTTTTGAAACTCCGACGGGAACAACTCCCAAAGCGAGGGGAACATCCTGATTGCCCCAGGATATGGTCGCAATACGTTCCGGCTGGCTTTCGATAACGGTTTCACCAAAAGCATGTGTGATAGTAACAGGATATGTAACGGCAGCGTCCTTTGAAGCAGCATCTTTAGAGGTATCCTCTCCGGCAGTTTCTTCAACAGCGGCTTCTTCGACTGCTGCCTTATCGCCTGTTTCTTCTGTTATTTCATTAACGGTTGCCTTGCTGCCGCAGGCTGTAAAAACGGTAGTAATAGCTAAAAGTGCCATAAGGCCTAATCTGATTTTTTTTTGTCGCATATACATATTTGCTCTCCTTTATATAAAATATAATCCATTCATGGTTAGATGCGCCTAACTTAGAATGGATTATACTTTATGAGGAGAATTCTGTCAACTAAAAGCTAAAGTTTATTAAAATATTTTTAATAGCAATTTTTTCCGTCAATATACCGTATACCTTATAAAGAAAAACTGTCGTGTAGCAATAAGTCGCAAGAACACGTATAGTGTACCGGTTCTGCACCATTGCCTTCCATCAGATGAAGTGCAATATCAAAGGCCTTCATTGTTATTTCATCAATCGGTCTTGCTATCATAGATAAGGAAGGAATATAATTCACGATATGATCTGCGTCTCCGGATGAGCCGAAGCAAAGTAATTCGGCGTCTCTGGGAATCAGAAAGTGATTGCGCGCCAGAAGTGGTATGGCGCCAAAAGCCAATGTGCTGTTCATACATATGATAACTTCCGGTTTTGTTTCCATATTTAAAATATGGCGTGCACCGATGGCTCCTCCGATCATAGTATTTTCCGTAGCAATAAAGTTCTCTTCTAGAAGATAGATCCCACTGTTCTTACAGCACCGTATGAACATATTGAGATACTCGTCTCCGTGCTGCCAGCTGTCACTGCCTGAAAGGACCAGCAGATTACGATAACCTTTTGCAACGATCATTTTTACTGCTTTCTCAATTGCTTCATCAGCCAGATAGGAAACGCTGGGATATTTCTTACTTATATAGTTATATATTACAAAGGGCAAGTCTTCTGCCTGCTCTTCCAGAGTTTTCAAATCAGTCTCACTTTCGATACTGATTACCGCCGAATCATAGGCCGACCGCTGCACTGTTTCGAGCTTATCCTTCAAGTGATTTTTTTCATACGGACACAGTAAAAGATTATAATCGCGTCCTATTTGCTTTCTGTGCTTATTGATGCTTGCAATAATGACATTCATATCCATCCATACAGAATCCACAGGCATAAAAAAGGTAATTGTAGGCTGCCATACATGTACTCCATTTGTGTCACAAGCTGAGGAATTTATTTTATACCCAAGTTGTTTTGCGGCTTTTACTACTTTCAGGGCAGTACCGTCCGCCACCTTATGCTCTTTTGCTGTCCCGTTTAACACAAAACTTACTGTTGATACGGATACTCCTGCAAGTTTTGCAACATCTTTCATAACAGCCATATCTAACCTCCGCATTTTAATTACATTATTTCTTAAACATAAATCAGTTCATTATGTTTAATATACATACTTTACCATAAAAATTCAATTTATATTTAATAAACTAAAATTATTTTAGTTGACGTGTCACCAGTCAAATAATTCGCAAATAGAAGGAGATAGTGTATAATAGACTGAAAATAGACAAAGGTTTATTATGCAAATATGTAAAAGCAACAAAGGCTGAGAGGGATATAATAAGCATGAAAGAATACATGGAAGGTCTTTTTGGAAGGAAATCCAGCATACAAAGAAAGGTTATCATCGTGTACTTGCTTATGGCTGTACTTCCGATCATCATCATAACCTTTTCTGCAAGCATCATGTACTACAACAGCATTTTAAAAGGTGCCTACAGTCTTGTAGAGCAGAATACAAGACAGCATGAGGTTGTTGTTCAGGAAAGGATGGACGCCCTGAAGGGCGTTTTGTATGAACTACTCATCAATAACGAATGCATTAAGCTGGCTGACAGCATTAATAAAGGAGATGAAGAGGACCTTCTGGTAAATGGAGCCGCTATGGAGACCTTGCTTCGAAGGAGCGTTTATACCTACCAGAGCATCCGGAGCGCCGCTTTTGTCGCGGATAACGGGCAGTATGTAACCTATTCAAAATGGTATGGCAGTATGAACGAAAGTATTTGGGCGGATCCGGAGCAAAGAGAAGAAATTTACGATAAAATCAATAAAGAACAGAAATTATCTTTTATAGCTTCCGTTAATTTAAGCAATACGGAAGGAAGAGATGATTATGTTATAATGATGGGTTACCCGGTAAAACATCTCAAGACAAAAGAGCAAAAAGGCGTGTTGGTTATGGCGCTGGATGATGATGTACTTTTGTTTGATGAAGGCGATGAGAGCAGGGAGAACGGAAAAGAAGCAAACGGAATTACTACGGTAATATTGAATGGTGAGGACAGAATCATTGCCGGGGTTCAAAACTCTTACTTAAATAAGAATTATAACGACTATCTGGATGATGAATTCGGTAATATCAAAAGAATATCGGAGAATAGAAAAAAGATAGAGGGAACTGATTGGACAATTGTAAATATTATTGATACCGCCGTATACAGAAAAGATATCTATCATCTGGTAAGTGTGGTCTTTATTCTCATGATAACGGTTACCTGTTTCTTTTTTTTGATTGTGTTTTTTGCATCGAGAAAGTATATAGGAACTGTCCAGAAGATAGCACAGGGTATCCATGATTATGAAGGGATAGGCGAAGATAAGATCGATGTGGATGTGAATGAAAAGGATGAGCTATATGTAATCGTCAGACAGTTCAATAAGATGACGGAAAGGGTTAATTCCCTTGTAGAAATGCTCCGTCAGAGAAATGAGGAGATCAAGGCGGCAGCAATCAGCCAGAAGCATGCGGAGATAAAGGCCCTTGAAGCTCAGATCAACCCTCATTTCCTTTTCAATACACTGGATTCCATTAACTGGAGAGCTATTGAACATGATGAGGTGGAAATCAGCGATATGCTGGGAACATTAGGAAGCCTTTTGAGATACAGTGTTTCCAACATCGATATGGAAGTAGTGCTGGAAGCGGAGATCAGCTGGTTGAAAAAATACATTTTTCTCCAAAGAGACCGTTTTCATGATTCATTTGACTGCAGCTATGATATTACTGAGCAAGCGATGGAATTTCCTATTTATAAAATGCTCTTGCAGCCTATCATTGAAAATACGATATTGCATGCTTTTGAAGAGGTAAAGGAAGGCGGAATGATCTATGTGAAAGCTTTTGTCCGCCAGGATGAAAAACTCGAAATCCGTATCAAGGACAATGGCTGCGGCATGGAGAACGAGGTCGTTGCTGAGATTACACAAGAAATAGAGGAGAAAGGCCCTCTTAACAGCAAGCGTATAGGGATCAGCAATGTCATCCACAGGCTGAGGATATATTATCAGGAAGAAGCGGAGATTATTGTTAACAGTAAGCTTAGTGAAGGCAGCGAATTTATTCTGATCATACCGAACAGACAAGACGAGAGAAGGAGATAGGCGATGAAAACGATTGTTATCGTAGAAGATGAATTCAGAATCAGACAGGGCCTTGGAAGCCTTATTAATAAAGTGGATATGGGGTGTAAGGTAATAGGGGAAGCTGAAAACGGATATGAGGGCCTTAAAATGATTCAGGATTTGGAGCCTGATATTGTGATCACCGATATCCAGATGCCCAAGATTGACGGTCTGCAAATGATTGAGCAGGCAAAGGAAATGGGAGCAGTCTGTACATTTGTAATACTGAGCGGTTATGCCGATTTCGAATATGCGAGAAGAGGAATACGGCTTGGTGTAAAAGAATATCTGTTAAAGCCGGCAACGATATCCAGTGTCAAGGAATTACTGATCAAGCTGGCGGGAAACGGAGAGGAAGAAGCCTGCCGGCCGGAAGAAGAATATTCGGGGATGGTGAAGGAAATGATCGCGATTATGGAGGAAAGTTACGGCATGCGTCTGGGGCTCGATACTTTTGCCGATAAATTCAGACTGACGCCTGAATATATAAGTAATTTGTTTGCCAAAGAAACAAAAATGACATTTTCCAACTATTTAAAAAAAGTCCGGATAGAAAAAGCCAAGGAGCTTATTTTGTCTACTGATATGAAGATTTATGAAGTGGCATGCAGTGTAGGGTATTCGGATCAGAAATATTTTTCCAAAGTATTTAAGGAATATACAGGAGTTTCAGCTAAGCAGTTTGCAATAGATGTACAAAAAAATAAAAGAAAATAGAAAGATTTTATACACTTTTTTTAAAATATTGGAATTTTTTGTTTGCTTTCCAGCGATTATACTAAAGTTACAAAGAAACGAAGGAGGGTAACAGATGAAAAAGAGTATAGCATTATTAACGGCAATGGCAATGGTTGCCGGAACACTTATGGCATGCGGGAGCAGCACGGAATCAGCTTCCGGGGAGAAGGTAACAGAAGCAGCGGACAATACGGCAGTAGAAAATGAAAATACCGAGGGTACCGATTCCGGTACCGACAAGACATCTGCAGACGGAAGAACGGAGATTACTTTCTGGCACTATATGTCGGAAGACAAAGAAGGAAAATATGTGAACCAGGCTGTAGAAGAATTCAACAATGCACAGGATGAAATCTATGTAACAGCGCAATATTTACCGAGAGATGAGCTCATGAAGCAATACACGATCGGTGTGGTATCGGGAGAATTGCCGGATTGCGGCATGGTGGATAACCCGGATCATAATTCTTATGCGTCCATGGGTGTTTTCGAGGATATCACAGACCTTTACAATTCATGGGAAGATGCAAGTTTCATGGAGGGTTCTATTAACTCCTGCTATTATGAAGGTAAATTATACGGACTTCCGTGGGGAAACAATTGCCTGGGCCTTTTCTATAACAAGGAAATGCTGGATGCGGCAGGGATAGAGGTACCCACCACCTGGTCTGAACTGGAAGCAGCTTGTGAAAAATTGACAACAGATACATGTAAAGGACTGGCTATTTCGGCAATCGGTAATGAGGAAGGCACCTTCCAGTATATGCCCTGGTTATTGTCTTCAGGCGGAAGCGTGACCGATTTAGCTTCCGAAGGCTCTAAAGAATCCATGTCATATTTATATGGCTTAATTGAAAAAGGTTATATCAGCAGAGAATGCGTGAACTGGACGCAGGCAGATGCTGAAAAGCAATTTGCAGCAGGACAGGCAGCTATGATGATCAACGGTCCCTGGCAGTTCTCGGGACTTGCAGATGATGCTCCGGACCTTGCTTACGGCGTTGCAAAAGTTCCGAAGGCAGATAACGGAGAATATGCTTCCGTACTCGGAGGTGAGAATGTTGCTATCTGTACCGGCGCTAATGTAGAGGCATCATGGAAATTCTTAACCTGGATTACGAGCAAAGAAAAGTCACAGGATATTTGCAAATCCATCGGACGTTTTTCACCGAGAGCCGATGTAAATGTACAGGAAATGTTTGCGGACGATCCTCTTAATTCCGTGTTTGCGGAGGTAATGCCGAGTGCGCAGTCCAGAGGTCCTTCACCTGATTGGCCGGAAATCTCCGCAGCAATTTACACCGCACAGCAGGAAGTGTTCACAGGACAAAAAGATGTGGATACCGCAATGACGGATGCTCAGGCTAAGATAGATGCTATAGGTTCAAAATAAAAAGATAAAGTCCCATCGCATGTACAATAATAAATTGTGATGTGATGGGACTTTTTGTACTGTAAAACACTCATTGGAAAGGAAGGTTGAATATGCAGTCAAATAAGCGGGAGAGAAGAGAACAGATACTCGGATATTTTTTTATTGTACCGGCGGTTATTTATATGCTGACATTTATAGGATACCCGATTGCATACAACTGGATGATCAGTCTTCAGGACGTGACTGCAAAAACATTGGGCAGCGCAGCAAGAGACTTTGTAGGGCTTAATAATTATAAGTTAATTT includes:
- a CDS encoding ABC transporter ATP-binding protein, which encodes MKEHLLSAEKVIAGYDKKIIIDGIDICVPSNKISVIIGGNGSGKSTLLKTLSRLIKPEGGNIVLDGKKIESYPSKLLAQTLGLLPQSPVVPEGITVFDLVCRGRFPYRTIMKSMSKSDYDAALEALEVMGIAELANHSVDKLSGGQRQRVWIALALAQQTDILLLDEPTTFLDIAYQVEILDLLTELNRTRGITIVMVLHDINLSARYADYLFAIRQGRLIVEGTPAKVISPELIKDIFGLDCCVINDPVSNSPLLFQSESITAEYENIRTHIAWFSRSKIHCRPPFHHP
- a CDS encoding iron ABC transporter permease; this translates as MSGYHKRRRQHIVAVIVLLVLIFLLSIFMLIYGNTIYSPDVIYRVLRGEEIEGAVFTIKTLRLPRMLTGILAGMAFGMAGNTFQTLLRNDLASPDIIGVTAGSGFAAVFCILVLHMSGETVSIISLIAGLAVAVSIYLLSQGKSFSKVRLILIGIGIQAMLRAGISFVLLKGAQYDVATALRWLNGSLNGVQMDGVPSLFAVVIIGGFVLTLFGRHLKVMQLGDESAATMGVKVNIMYLVLILGAVFLVAFATSITGPIASVAFLSGPIASRLVGKSGVNTISAGLVGALLVLAADLVGQYALGTRYPAGVITGVLGAPYMLFLLVRVNSKGGNGS
- a CDS encoding FecCD family ABC transporter permease, translating into MKISKNKIVIFLSSIGIVLCGLLSLAAGSRNVPVSDVLAALTGAGGDSFTVSVVQARIPRMVFGIIAGGALGVSGALMQSITRNPIADPSILGVNTGASLFVVCGIAFFNINLPNQYIWLALIGAGATAVFVYAIAAVGNGEITPIKLALSGTATSIALSSLVNTVMLPKSLVMDAFRFWQVGSIGGTGWDDIKIMAPYLAIGFLIAILLIPSLNSLALGDEIATSLGTNIKLTRGLGAFAGVLLCGATTALAGPIGFVGLMIPHFMRIIFGPDLKYIIPMSAIGGAGLLIVSDVIGRVIGSPGELEVGIITAFLGAPFFIMIARKAKVNSI
- a CDS encoding iron-siderophore ABC transporter substrate-binding protein — encoded protein: MYMRQKKIRLGLMALLAITTVFTACGSKATVNEITEETGDKAAVEEAAVEETAGEDTSKDAASKDAAVTYPVTITHAFGETVIESQPERIATISWGNQDVPLALGVVPVGVSKANFGAVDENGLLFWTADKYKELGTEEPVVFDDTDGLDYEAISDTAPDVILAAYSGITQEEYDLLSQIAPVIAYPEYPWQTYWREQTLLDARGMGKEAEAEVLIAETEDLINTKVAEYESLQGKTAAFFYFNASDLGTFYIYLPTDPRASYLMDLGFEFPESVLQLADDPSAFTVTISAENIDALKDIDMIVTYGDDSVLQALQADSLVGQIPAVADGALVMLDSTTALTASTTPSVLSIPATIDEYLALLNEAAEKVNENIQE
- a CDS encoding LacI family DNA-binding transcriptional regulator, which translates into the protein MAVMKDVAKLAGVSVSTVSFVLNGTAKEHKVADGTALKVVKAAKQLGYKINSSACDTNGVHVWQPTITFFMPVDSVWMDMNVIIASINKHRKQIGRDYNLLLCPYEKNHLKDKLETVQRSAYDSAVISIESETDLKTLEEQAEDLPFVIYNYISKKYPSVSYLADEAIEKAVKMIVAKGYRNLLVLSGSDSWQHGDEYLNMFIRCCKNSGIYLLEENFIATENTMIGGAIGARHILNMETKPEVIICMNSTLAFGAIPLLARNHFLIPRDAELLCFGSSGDADHIVNYIPSLSMIARPIDEITMKAFDIALHLMEGNGAEPVHYTCSCDLLLHDSFSL
- a CDS encoding sensor histidine kinase, coding for MKEYMEGLFGRKSSIQRKVIIVYLLMAVLPIIIITFSASIMYYNSILKGAYSLVEQNTRQHEVVVQERMDALKGVLYELLINNECIKLADSINKGDEEDLLVNGAAMETLLRRSVYTYQSIRSAAFVADNGQYVTYSKWYGSMNESIWADPEQREEIYDKINKEQKLSFIASVNLSNTEGRDDYVIMMGYPVKHLKTKEQKGVLVMALDDDVLLFDEGDESRENGKEANGITTVILNGEDRIIAGVQNSYLNKNYNDYLDDEFGNIKRISENRKKIEGTDWTIVNIIDTAVYRKDIYHLVSVVFILMITVTCFFFLIVFFASRKYIGTVQKIAQGIHDYEGIGEDKIDVDVNEKDELYVIVRQFNKMTERVNSLVEMLRQRNEEIKAAAISQKHAEIKALEAQINPHFLFNTLDSINWRAIEHDEVEISDMLGTLGSLLRYSVSNIDMEVVLEAEISWLKKYIFLQRDRFHDSFDCSYDITEQAMEFPIYKMLLQPIIENTILHAFEEVKEGGMIYVKAFVRQDEKLEIRIKDNGCGMENEVVAEITQEIEEKGPLNSKRIGISNVIHRLRIYYQEEAEIIVNSKLSEGSEFILIIPNRQDERRR
- a CDS encoding response regulator transcription factor, whose amino-acid sequence is MKTIVIVEDEFRIRQGLGSLINKVDMGCKVIGEAENGYEGLKMIQDLEPDIVITDIQMPKIDGLQMIEQAKEMGAVCTFVILSGYADFEYARRGIRLGVKEYLLKPATISSVKELLIKLAGNGEEEACRPEEEYSGMVKEMIAIMEESYGMRLGLDTFADKFRLTPEYISNLFAKETKMTFSNYLKKVRIEKAKELILSTDMKIYEVACSVGYSDQKYFSKVFKEYTGVSAKQFAIDVQKNKRK
- a CDS encoding ABC transporter substrate-binding protein, whose amino-acid sequence is MKKSIALLTAMAMVAGTLMACGSSTESASGEKVTEAADNTAVENENTEGTDSGTDKTSADGRTEITFWHYMSEDKEGKYVNQAVEEFNNAQDEIYVTAQYLPRDELMKQYTIGVVSGELPDCGMVDNPDHNSYASMGVFEDITDLYNSWEDASFMEGSINSCYYEGKLYGLPWGNNCLGLFYNKEMLDAAGIEVPTTWSELEAACEKLTTDTCKGLAISAIGNEEGTFQYMPWLLSSGGSVTDLASEGSKESMSYLYGLIEKGYISRECVNWTQADAEKQFAAGQAAMMINGPWQFSGLADDAPDLAYGVAKVPKADNGEYASVLGGENVAICTGANVEASWKFLTWITSKEKSQDICKSIGRFSPRADVNVQEMFADDPLNSVFAEVMPSAQSRGPSPDWPEISAAIYTAQQEVFTGQKDVDTAMTDAQAKIDAIGSK